In a single window of the Dreissena polymorpha isolate Duluth1 chromosome 3, UMN_Dpol_1.0, whole genome shotgun sequence genome:
- the LOC127874772 gene encoding uncharacterized protein LOC127874772 isoform X2, which translates to MSIKLEDHKTAPSGKYAYFHMPRDVYNMLLGYCKLVRQGNADEDTAGYRPVFGTVDEDACHSAINKWLKAAWKNSGMEDKYPDFKMKLTNNRKQQKKASSTRSATALNPEPGQEYVPVLSDAASATLAPELPTTTVKELPLVPSDAAPAPALVLSTTTSKELPVVPSHATLPPRPGATHRQGATRYPPWAVTRRTCPHPGATHHQGATRGPPWAVTRRPGPTGTDSHGDQPGRLPGRTNWRCLLSAQAQQASSDSDSEQPVSFVFRKRSRRFSFESEDDDLTTTTSSRATTGTRNRVSADETREISEVFADNITQLDCVERSCTY; encoded by the exons ATGTCCATCAAGCTGGAGGACCACAAGACGGCGCCGTCGGGGAAGTATGCATACTTCCATATGCCCAGAGACGTGTACAACATGCTGCTGGGCTATTGCAAACTTGTCCGACAGGGAAATGCCGACGAGGACACCGCCGGCTACCGGCCTGTATTCGGCACGGTCGACGAAGACGCGTGCCACAGCGCCATCAACAAGTGGCTGAAGGCGGCTTGGAAGAA TTCCGGAATGGAAGACAAGTACCCGGATTTCAAGATGAAACTGACGAACAACCGAAAGCAGCAGAAGAAAGCGTCTTCAACAAGGTCAGCCACGGCGCTGAACCCTGAGCCAGGGCAAGAGTACGTCCCTGTGCTATCCGACGCCGCATCTGCGACCCTGGCCCCGGAGCTACCCACCACCACTGTCAAGGAGCTACCTCTTGTGCCATCCGATGCTGCACCTGCCCCCGCCTTGGTGCTATCCACCACCACTTCCAAGGAGCTACCTGTTGTGCCGTCACACGCCACACTTCCCCCCCGCCCCGGAGCTACCCACCGTCAAGGAGCTACCCGTTATCCTCCCTGGGCCGTCACACGCCGCACCTGCCCCCACCCCGGAGCTACCCACCATCAAGGAGCTACCCGTGGTCCTCCCTGGGCCGTCACACGCCGACCCGGACCTACAGGCACGGACAGCCATGGAGACCAGCCTGGCCGATTACCTG GGCGAACTAATTGGCGCTGCCTTTTATCTGCGCAGGCGCAGCAAGCCTCCTCCGACTCGGACTCTGAACAGCCAGTCAGTTTTGTCTTCAGGAAGAGGTCACGCCGATTCTCATTCGAGTCCGAGGACGATGACCTGACCACCACCACCTCGTCCCGCGCCACCACCGGCACTCGGAATCGAGTCTCCGCCGATGAGACTCGCGAGATTTCTGAGGTCTTCGCGGACAACATCACCCAGTTAGACTGTGTCGAGCGTAGCTGTACGTACTAA